The genomic window AAGTTACAAAAGTTACCTACGTCCCTGTCCCGTTCCTGCCATCGGTGAAAATCTATCTCTGGAGGGGGGTATTATGAAAGGGTTCTCAGACGATGTCAACGAGAGAAGCTGCGTAAATTCAGACTTTTGGCGATCCTACGAGAAAGTCGTCAAAGAATCGGGCGTGCCCGAAAACCGACTCCGGTGGCACGTCAACGGGTCGCAACAATTTGCCCGTTTCCTGCCGGACCTGCACCTTGCCGATCAGCAGCAAAGCCATGTAACCGTTTTTCTGGCCACCCTCCAAAACAACCCTGCACTCCAACCCTGACAGATAGACCAAGACAGGGAAGCCCTTCGCCTGCTCTATCAGAGCCATCTTCGTACACCATGAGCGCTGGACGGGGCGGCATGGCCCGCATTGCGTCACGCCTTCGCCACCCACCTTATCGAAGCCGGCTACGACATCCGCACCCCGCAGGAACTGCTCGGCCACTCCGACGTCTCGACGACGATGATCTACACCCACGTCCTGAACAAGCCTGGGCTGGCGGTCCAGAGCCCGGTCGACCGGAGTTGATCCGCCAAAAAACGCAAAGGCCGCCCGCATCGTCATCGTGACGGCGGGCGGCCTTTGTCCTGGAACTCGGCTGTCTGTTCTCTCCCCCATCGGGAGAGGTCTGCTAATTTTCAGCGCGCACCTTCTTCAGGTTGGCCAGCTGAATCTCGGCCGTCTGCAGCGCCTTCCGGGAAGGCTGGTGCTGGGGGGCAAAGACGTGGATCAGCTTCCAGGTCCTGATCGCCTGGTCGAGATCTCCGTTGCGGTAGGCCGCAAGGCCACGCTCCAGCAACTGATCGGCACAGGTCCCGATCCCTGCCGCAATCCCGGCGGGGTTCATCCCGGCCTTTGCGGCTACTGCCGGCGTCGCCGGGTAGCCGTCCAGGGCGGCACGGTAGAGGGGGCCGGCCTTCTCCGGCAAATCCTTTTCCAGGTAGCCTTCCGCCTGTTTCAGCAGACCCTTGAGCGCCAGCCCGTATTCCTCGGCAAGCTCCGATTTGGAAAAGCCGCTCGACATTACCAGCGCCAGGGCCGCCGGATGGTTGCCCGCGGCCAGGTGCTGCCGGATCTTCTGCCGCACCGCCTCGGGCTCTTCTGCGGGCTTGCGGTCTCCCAGGCTGGCTGGATGATGCGGCGGTGCCGGCGGATGGCAGGCGCTCACCAGGGACAGGACCGCCAGAATCGACACGACGGGACGCAGGCGCGCTCTCATAGGGTGGCGACTCCTAAAAGGGAAAATTCCGGGTCATCGTCTTCGTGCAGAGCTTCGATGAACAGATCCGTCAGGTGCGGAGCGAACTGGGTGCCGCGAAAGGCCAGGATCTCCCCGACCGCCTCGTCCCGGGAGCGGCCCGGACGGTACGGACGGGAAGTGGTCATCGCATCGTAGGCGTCGGCGATGGCGACGATCTGGGCGAACAGCGGGATCTCCTCCCCCTTCAGGCCGGCGGGATAGCCGGAGCCGTCGTAGCGTTCATGGTGATGCCGCACCACCGGCACATACTTATGCAAGGAATCGGCCAGGCCGAGGATTTCCGCTCCCTGATCCGGGTGCAGCCCGATGAGACGGATTTCGTCGGCCTGCAGAGGGGCGGGCTTGTTCAGGATATGGTCGGGAACCCGGATCTTGCCGATATCGTGGAGGAAGCAGGCCATCTCCAGCTCCTTCAGCACCCCCGCGCCCAGCCCGAGCCGGCGGCCGACGCGCAACGACAGCGTCGCCACCCGCGCCGAGTGTCCCAGCGTGTAGTTGTCCCGGGCATCGAGCGCCGCCGCCAGGATGCGTACGGTCGACAGGTAGGATTCCTCCAGTTCGCGGGCGGAGCCTTCCAGGCTTTCCCGTTGCGCCCGGATGGTCGTGGCCATGGCATTGAAGCTGGCGGTCAGTTCGCCCAGCTCGTCATGGGAAGAGACTTCCACCTCCACGCCGTAGTCGCCGGAGCGGATGCGCGACACCCCGGCCGCAAGACGTTTGATCGGGGTGGTGAACAGGGTCGCCAGCAGCAGGGTTCCCGCCAGACCGACGACCATGGCGAGCAGGGAAACCAGGATGATTTTGCCTCTGGCCGAGCGTTTCGCGGCATTATAGGCGGCGGGATCGATCCCGACCACCACCTCTCCCAGCCGGCTGCCGGCAAAGATGATGGGAGTGCTGAATTCGAAGCAGGAGAGGCCGTCCCGACGGACCTTGCGGACGGCGACA from Desulfuromonadales bacterium includes these protein-coding regions:
- a CDS encoding HD domain-containing phosphohydrolase — protein: MAPGAGFGSSLLTLLTMQKFLHSKGQQPLAGGEPTRREQPAAAFTRWLQRRGGIRCKLALVTLALIALITTGSSLVVTHVLDESLLQSLVQRGRSLAISAATPAGYSILSGDRLALDNLAAKISESQEGVVYLAILDTQDTLLAHSRIGSVGGRFERLAGSEVAIEPDVAVRKVRRDGLSCFEFSTPIIFAGSRLGEVVVGIDPAAYNAAKRSARGKIILVSLLAMVVGLAGTLLLATLFTTPIKRLAAGVSRIRSGDYGVEVEVSSHDELGELTASFNAMATTIRAQRESLEGSARELEESYLSTVRILAAALDARDNYTLGHSARVATLSLRVGRRLGLGAGVLKELEMACFLHDIGKIRVPDHILNKPAPLQADEIRLIGLHPDQGAEILGLADSLHKYVPVVRHHHERYDGSGYPAGLKGEEIPLFAQIVAIADAYDAMTTSRPYRPGRSRDEAVGEILAFRGTQFAPHLTDLFIEALHEDDDPEFSLLGVATL